A part of Myxococcus landrumus genomic DNA contains:
- a CDS encoding YncE family protein has protein sequence MNHRWLGLLLGAVLWAPVVRAHDFRAEKLVNGVKQARIINYPATVTFTFSATNIHPTLESILLTAVDPLLTACTMSPAPPLTVPVGGHVTYQCEFAIPTYEACVALGELDTNPSSPSDEVSFTNVFNISWDNGAAQDGVNVLCVQERIQECDDTVFVSTASSTAGGLPAAPSHLYTFDPVAGTLSPLGDADEAYNALAFNHVDGFLYAIASNGVSQPEFIRLDANGSSEVIAPLVTGAANTAIWAAGAILGDGSYLGYEPQSNHLIRVNTTTGAVLSDVVVGTTLSFHVADFAVNPISGLLYGFNSATQRVTVIDPVVGTYVDFLLPTLINGSPSVGNTMVSAVFSAAGQLFFYGSTNANNNLANTFYSVNLVTGAFTVVSNGPNTQFADGATCAFPPPPPAATPPKVTRDHAFFGSSEEALRECLAHGPVVLGKLGKVTSPEMALGVLWANPVISRGGEIRSDVESLKVKLARELLTATCNQRCFGTVAPEVAGLDTWMGLNPQRMEEALGTLAKHNRSGASKAVPLSKEGWKLEPLSGQARAVEPRY, from the coding sequence ATGAATCATAGATGGTTAGGGCTCCTGCTGGGTGCCGTGTTGTGGGCCCCCGTGGTTCGGGCCCACGACTTCCGAGCGGAGAAGCTCGTGAATGGCGTGAAGCAGGCCCGGATAATCAATTATCCAGCCACGGTGACCTTCACGTTCAGCGCCACGAACATCCATCCGACGTTGGAGTCCATCCTTCTCACGGCGGTGGACCCGTTGCTGACCGCCTGCACCATGTCTCCCGCGCCTCCGCTGACGGTGCCGGTGGGAGGGCATGTCACCTATCAATGCGAGTTCGCGATACCGACCTACGAGGCGTGTGTCGCATTGGGTGAGCTGGACACGAATCCCTCGTCGCCCAGTGACGAAGTCTCCTTCACGAATGTCTTCAATATCTCCTGGGACAATGGGGCCGCGCAGGACGGCGTCAACGTGCTCTGTGTCCAGGAGCGCATCCAGGAGTGTGATGACACCGTCTTTGTCTCGACGGCGTCATCCACCGCGGGAGGGCTGCCGGCGGCGCCGTCCCACCTCTACACCTTCGACCCCGTGGCGGGCACGCTCTCGCCCCTGGGGGACGCGGACGAGGCATACAATGCCCTGGCCTTCAATCATGTCGACGGGTTCTTGTATGCCATTGCGTCGAATGGGGTGAGTCAACCCGAGTTCATCCGACTCGATGCCAACGGTTCATCGGAAGTCATCGCGCCCCTGGTCACCGGCGCGGCGAACACGGCCATCTGGGCCGCCGGAGCCATCCTGGGGGATGGTTCCTATCTGGGCTATGAGCCGCAGAGCAATCACCTGATTCGCGTCAACACCACCACCGGCGCGGTGTTGTCGGATGTCGTCGTGGGCACCACGTTGTCCTTCCACGTGGCGGACTTCGCGGTGAATCCCATCAGCGGCTTGTTGTATGGATTCAACAGCGCCACCCAGCGCGTGACGGTGATTGACCCGGTGGTGGGAACGTATGTGGACTTCCTCCTCCCCACGCTCATCAATGGCTCGCCTTCCGTGGGCAATACCATGGTGTCGGCCGTCTTCTCTGCGGCCGGGCAGTTGTTCTTCTATGGCTCCACCAATGCCAACAACAACCTCGCCAACACCTTCTATTCGGTGAACCTGGTCACCGGGGCGTTCACCGTCGTTTCCAACGGGCCGAACACCCAGTTCGCGGATGGGGCGACGTGTGCCTTCCCGCCTCCGCCTCCGGCGGCAACACCTCCCAAGGTGACGCGAGACCATGCCTTCTTTGGCTCCAGTGAGGAGGCGCTGCGGGAGTGCCTGGCACATGGGCCCGTCGTGCTGGGCAAGCTTGGCAAGGTGACCTCGCCGGAGATGGCGCTGGGCGTGCTGTGGGCGAATCCCGTCATCTCTCGAGGGGGCGAAATCCGCTCGGACGTCGAATCCCTCAAGGTGAAGCTCGCCCGCGAGCTGCTGACGGCCACCTGCAACCAGCGCTGCTTCGGCACGGTGGCCCCCGAGGTGGCGGGGCTGGACACCTGGATGGGGCTCAATCCCCAGCGGATGGAGGAGGCGCTCGGGACGCTGGCGAAGCACAACCGCTCTGGCGCGAGCAAGGCCGTGCCGCTGAGCAAGGAGGGCTGGAAGTTGGAGCCGCTGTCAGGGCAGGCGCGGGCCGTGGAGCCGCGGTACTGA